GGGCATGATTGAAGACTGAATTGGAAGGGGGGGACTGTAAGAACTGAGAAAATGGGGATTGAGGACTGAGAGGCTGGTGAAATGAATTTAGAATAAGGAGGCTGAAGACCTGGAAGGTTGAGGGACTGGGGACTGAAAACAAGATTTAGGGAGTGGGAGACTTGGAAAGAGGAAAATCTGAGAACTGTATACAAAGAGATTATAAGACTGAGGGAGTAGGGACCAGCCCTAAGGAATAGTTGAAGAATTAAAGGGTTACTGAGAAGATGAGAAacatttcaattcagtaaacatttaagtgcctactgtgtaccaggcacatAGTATAATGATAGAAGGCTGAAAGAATGGGAAACTGGAGACTGAGAGGATAGTAAGTTGAATATTGAGATGAGGAGCTAAGGAAATGAGAGAACTGTAAGAACtgaggaaatagaaggaattggGGGCTGAGGATGAGGGATGGAAGGCTGGAAAACCAGGAACTGAGGGAATGGGAAACAGGACTTAAGGGATGGCGATGTTAAGGCAATTGGGAACTGAGAAGATGAGAAACGGAAGGTGGGACACTGAGGATTTGGGGGACTGAGGACTGATAAAGGGGTGACGACACGGAGAGGGTTGGAAAGAAGTACCTGAGGAGGTGAAAAAATAGTTCGGAGAAGTGGACAGTGGAACTGGAAACTGCGAGGGGCAGAGAGAGTTGTGCATCGAGAACAGAGGGAAAGATGGCTCAATGTTTGAGGGAAGATGCTGAGGGAAGGTTTGGGGTGTGGACACTTGTACGTGCCTGGGCTGGCTAGGAGCAATTAGATCTGGGTGGAGGGAGGCCAGCAGGAGGGAGTGGGACGAGGAAAGACTGGGGAATCCCAGGTACCTGGAACTGCCCTGTTACCTtcaccttccctccccctcattcccaGAAATACCGCTATCAAGATGAAGACACGCCCCCTCTGGAACACAGCCCGGCCCACCTTCCCAACCAGGTAAACGCCCCCGAGCTGGTGCACGTGTCGGAGAGGAACTTGTCCCATCTCGAGGCCGTCAGTGGGGTCGTGGGCCACGCCCACCTCTCCCCGCTCAAGGTAGGAGACCCAGGTGGCCCCCTCCCCCGTCCCTTGGAGCTTTGGAGCCGCTGCCACCCCCCCCAAGGGCCGGTACGGGGGAAGAGAGCCAGGGTGGGGGTCGGGGATGGGAGAGGCGGCTTCCTGGGTCATGGGGAGAGCAGCGGACTCTGGAGCTAGACAAGGAAGGGAAATGGAAGTTAGGGCTTCTGGTTCCCCAGAAGGGGAGAACCCTCCCAAGTGAGGTAGAAGAGTTGTCTCGTTCACATTAGGTCTTCCCGTGCCACAACCCCCACCAACACACACAGAGGCAGCACAGACTCCATAACTTATTAATGCTTCCATTAATGCTTTATCAACTCCATTTCAGTTTGGCAgagccttttcttccttctttcttcatttctcccttcctttcttccttctctaagaTTTTCTAACTGTGTTCCTTGTCTTAATGTACCTCTATCCCTCTCTCTAGTCCATATcctgtgtctttgtctgtctctctcattttttagcctgtttctgtctctttccaccATTGTCTCAGTTTTGTTACccttttctatctctgtctctttcttcttctcctcaaaCTTCCTGCCCTGTTTTTCCTCCATTCATACTCTCCCTTTCTCACTCCCCTCCTAGGTGCCTGCTGCtatattttcctttccctcctgcaaagttccttcccctttcctgatCTACATTTCTCAAATTCTCAGACTGTATCTCCAGTCCTCAACTCCCCTGGACCCCCATGCCTTGTATTAGTCAGGCTGGGAGCACTGGAGGTGGGGGTAGCAGGATCCAAACAGCCCTACTCTCTTTTCCTACCTTTTCTATCTATTGGTGTGTTTGTCTCAAGGAGGAAGAAGTCTCTCATAATTGTTGGGCTCAACCCCCTAATCTAGTAAAAGGGTATTTTGTGTCTCACAGGAACTCTAATCTCATACCATACCCCCGGTTTCTCCATCGCTTCTCCCTTCTTCTATCTGCCTATGTCATGTCAGATGATACAGACTAGGGGTAGTGGATGATTGAAGGTTCATGCTGATGCATTCCAGTGGGTTGGTTGTTAGAGGAAAGAAGGTACTGGGGACTGGGAGGAAGGTGGTGGTATGCTAAGTTTATGGAAAGGGTGTTTTATCTGTTTGTTTTATACAatcaggtttaaatgacttgcccaggttcacacagccagtaactgtcaagtgtctgaggtcacatttgaattcaggtcctcccgactccggGGCTGTGCTCTCTCTGCTGCTAAACACCATTCAAGGAAGGAGCTGAGCCTGAAGTAGGGGAACCTGAAGAAAGGATAACTGGATGAGACTAATCCCAGGGAGCTGGAGGGAAATAGATCATCATAGTATCATAGACAGTAGAAGGAACCCCAGAGGCCATCCAGTTCAAACTggtccttccccccccccacacactttacagatgaggaagtggaggttaagtgacttgcccaaggtcacatagctagtacattgAAATCCtactcaggatttgaacttagatcttcctgactgttaAGACCAGCATTCTGCCCACTATACCACCTTGCTGTCTTAGAGGGGTGAAGGGCAGGAAGTGGCAAGGGTCAGGAAGACAGGGAGTCTAGTAGAGGTGTAGAGTTTTGGGTCTTTGGTATTGGGAAGTCAGAGACAAGAGTAGTAGGGAAGGGAAAGACTCAGGGAAAAGAGAATTGGGATGCTGTGAGAAGGATGAGGGCAAGGTTATTGCAGAATTTGCTTCTGTTGAGAATAGCTAGGATTAGGAATGGGAGCTGGTAGAGGGAGATGGAAAGGATTTAGCTGGGAGATGAGATGCTACATGTtacccctcttctttcccttaatTATAAAAGGAAGCACTTTGTGGGTCTGGGCAGAAGTTAATatagaagggcatggaaaatAGGATGGGGCTACTTGGCTGAATGGAGCCAATTAGGTAACTGAGAAGGAATTATATTGGAAGGAGTATGTAAAAGGTTAAGGagttagagggaaggagggattgtGAGTGCAGGTTAGGTAATCGCTGTAAGGGATAGGGATAAAGGTTTGGGAGAGCAGGACATGGGGATGGACAACTAAGGACACAAGTATATAGGAGATTCAAGGGTTAGGAGAGCAAAAGATGGGGCAGAGGGAAAAATAGGAATTTAGAGTAAGGGAGCCAatggcatggaggtgggaagatGGATGTGTTTGGGTTGGGGGTTAGAGATCTAGGGTAgatgataagaaagaaaaatggaataagaAATGGGGAATAGAAGGCTGGGATTATGGGATGAGAGTTTAGGAGTAGAGGGTATGAGATGTGAGATAGAGATATAAGttggaaaatgaatgggagatggagaatatagaggatggaagaagggaatgTAAATGAATAATGGGAACACAGGGATAATGGATAGAGATGGAGGATGGGGATGAATGGTGGACCACAGGAAATACTACTGGGTGGGAACCTCGGAGATGGGGATCATATGGAGGCTATAAGAAGACTTGACAATAGATGGGGTAGGAGCTAGCTTGAGGAGATCCAGGAGATGTGCACTAGGGTTTGGgcaaaaaacagaagacaatagaGGAAGCACtcagtcttcttccttccttcgtCTCAGTTGTGGGTGCAGGTCCTCCCTCCCCCTTGACACCCCGAGGCCTTACCTTGAAGAAGAGTGACATCAGGGAGAAATTTAGCTCCACTTTCTTCCTGTGTTAACTCTTTCCTTGATAGAGCAGGGAGAAACCATCTGAGCAAGAACTGGGATGTCTTTTACCATCCTCCCTGTTCCACAGGAGCTGGGGAGGGAttgggagagagatggggaggagggcaCGAGTGAAGATAGGACTGAAAAAGATTCGAGATGTGTTATTTCAGATCCTGGGCATGAGAGATACAGCTGTGGAAGGGAGAGGGCACTCCAAAGGAGCCTCCTTTGAGACTAATTGTTTGTTCCCCTCTCATGCTCATTGCTTCGATAACAGTTAGTAATATGGCACTGCCAAACCCACGGGGACGGAGTGACCCTGGGtccccaaagggaaggggtgtgattaagggaaagaaatttggagGAATTGAGGATTCAAGGGAAGACACCTGGAAATCCTTGGATTCCTGAGAGATAGTTGGAAAGGGGACATTGTAAGTAATGTCTTGTCTCTGAGACCCTGGTTGTATATCAATGTGTGTAGTATGAGAAATTCTCTTCTGTTCCCCTATGCTTGTTCAGCCTTACCCTCCATCCTTTGTTCTCCTTATAtaacttttcccctccctctctcctttaaaAGCTACTTCTTGTGGATACATTATCTCCCTTCACCAACTAGCAGCCATACACAAACAACGCACACATATGTAGGTGCACACATACAAGTGCACAGACTACCTTAAGTGTTGGAGTGAGAGAACCAAGACTCCCTTGAGACCCTCTAATCTCCCTATCCTTTTTTGGAGTTTTTAGATATTCAAGGACTTCTAGAATCTGTCAACCAGATGGACATTTCTTGAGGGTTCCCTGAGGGAAGTGAGGAAATGAGAGCTTAAAAGCCAATGAAGGGAAAAATACCTGGGCCCATGAACAGATCTGAGGCTGTGGAAACTGGAAGAAGAGCTGGGCTAGTGGGGACCCTCCCCTCTGCCCCAGCACAAACACTCTCTGGGGTCAAGGCTTAtggtattttcttctttctctcccacagGCAAACTCTCCCCCCGTGATTGTGAATACAGATACTCTTGAAGCCCCTGGATATGTGAGTTGGTCAGATTTAGGGGACAGGGACCTTGGGAGggttaggtaggtaggtagagagGAGAACTAGGAAGTGGAGAAAACCTAATGAGGAGGTAcaaatggagagggaaagggagtagGGTTGCAGGTTACTAAGGCAGGAATGTCTGTCTCACTGTTTTGTGTTTCTGGCCTGTGTTGGAGCTGCAGGTGAACGGGACAGAAGGGGAGATGGAGTATGAGGAGATCACCCTGGAGCGGGTGAGTAAGTGCCCCTATTCTCTCTAGCTCCATCTTATTCATGCTTTTCAgactctttctttgcttctttctctgatttcaCTGTTTCAGCCCTCTAATTCTCTTACCTGCTAACAGCCCCTCACCTCCTAGCTcttgttccttcctttttccccaatTCCCTTGCTCCAGGCACCCCACCCCTCCTTTTGCCCCTGTATCTTTATTCCTATTGATTTTATGGAGAGGACTCTACCAATGGAACAAGGCAGAGGTAGGAGCTGCTGATTCTTTCTCCCCTTACTCCCCTCCACCCAGGGTAACTCAGGCCTGGGCTTCAGCATCGCAGGTGGCACCGACAACCCACACATTGGCGATGACCCATCCATTTTCATCACCAAGATCATTCCTGGGGGTGCTGCAGCACAGGATGGCCGACTCAGGTGTGGAGGCCTGGATGCCTGGGTCTCTGAGGGAGAGGGGACTGGGGGCTGTGGAGCTAAGGCCCTGAGAGGAAATATATATTCAGGAGGaatggggggggggcggggaagaaTCACAAATCCTAATGCTTGAGTCCCTAAGGAGAATACGGGtactggtgggggagggggaaaccaAAGTTTGAAGGTCCCTGCTTCGCTGTCCTCTCAGGGTCAACGACAGCATCCTGTTTGTCAATGAGGTGGACGTGAGGGAGGTGACACACTCGGCTGCTGTGGAAGCCCTGAAGGAAGCAGGCTCCATTGTCCGTCTCTATGTCATGCGTCGGAAGCCCCCCGCCGAGAAGCTCATGGAGATCAAGCTCATCAAGGGACCGAAAGGTGCTCATTGACTTGTCACTGTGCCTCTCTTCAAGGACAGTGGCCCCCCGGTTCTCTCCTGTGCCTTGGCTCTCCCTGCTGTTCCTGCTCTCTCAGCTCCAACTCCtggctctcttcccttccctctccagggCTCGGCTTCAGTATCGCAGGCGGCGTGGGGAACCAGCACATCCCGGGAGATAATAGCATCTATGTAACAAAGATCATTGAGGGTGGGGCTGCCCACAAAGATGGACGGCTGCAGATTGGGGACAAAATCCTGGCTGTGAGTTCCCCTTTCCCCTAGCACCCACAAGCCTGACTGTGATCAGACAGGCCTTTCCTGGCTCCTCCAGTTCAGTGCCTGCTATCCTCTGATCTGGTCCCTCTCTTTGTTCTCCCCTTTCTAGGTGAACAGTGTAGGGCTGGAGGACGTGATGCATGAAGATGCTGTGGCTGCCCTGAAGAACACATATGATGTCGTCTACTTGAAAGTGGCCAAACCTAGCAACACCTATCTGAGTGATAGCTACGCCCCACCTGACATTACCACTTGTGAGAGCCCCCCCGCCTGACATCACCCCTTATGAGAGTCTCCTGTGTAGCCCAACATCACCCTCTGCCCCCTCCCAACTCTGCAATCTCTCCCTGTGAGAATCCCTAATATACCTGCTTTTACCTGTAAGAATCTTCCAGACCCTGACATCATTCCCTGGGAAGCAGCCCAACATGACTGCCTgtgaatgcatccttttcagtTCCCTTGACATCACCTTTTATGAGAATCTCTCCTTCTCCAAATCCCTTGATAACACAGCTTGTAAAACTCCCCCTCAAAATCTATAATCTAAATACCAAGAGGCTCCCCAGGGTGGTGAaataggatgggggtggggggcttcCCTTCCCTGAACCACCTGCCAGGCCTCACGTCTATGTCTCTCCCCAGCCTATTCCCAGCACTTGGACAATGAGATCAGCCACAGTAGCTACCTGGGCACTGATTACCCACCAGCCATGACACCCACCTCCCCCCGTCGATACTCCCCGGTGGCCAAAGAGCTGCTGGGAGAGGAGGATATTCCTAGGTGGGGAAAGACCAGATACCTGGAATCCTGAGTGAAACTGAagttgggaggtggggagaaaaaaggaagggtcTTGGGGCCAGAATCTTGAGTACCTAGAGGAGCAGGGGAATTCGGATGGGCACTGATGATTGAGAAGTCCTAGGAGATGACTAGGTTGTGTGGTTGTGACCCCTGTACCCTCCATCCCTACAGGGAGCCACGCCGGATTGTGATCCATCGGGGCTCCACAGGCTTAGGGTTCAATATCGTTGGGGGTGAAGATGGTGAAGGCATCTTCATCTCCTTCATTCTTGCTGGGGGTCCAGCTGACCTCAGTGGAGAGCTTCGCAAGGGGGACCAAATTCTCTCGGTGAGGGCATCAACTACCCCATCCAATGAAGCTCCTGGTTGTTAAAGAGGAAGTGCTTTGGGAACCCATGAATCCTGTAACCTAATCATCCTTACAGACTCTGTAGCAGATACATAAGACTCTACTTTCCATCTCAGTTTGACACCAAGGCTCCCTGGTAATAGACCCTGGAAGTCCAGCCCTATCCCTGAGGCCAAACTCTGAGGTCCATAGGGATCTTTCTGGCAATATGACCTAGTTAGACCCGAGTGACCTTCATCCAatccctctctctcctcaggTCAATGGTGTGGATCTTCGAAATGCTACCCACGAACAAGCTGCTATTGCACTGAAGAATGCCGGCCAGACTGTCACTATCATTGCTCAGTACAAACCAGAAGGTAATCATTCAGGAATGATAGAAAGCTAAGGAGGTGACTCAGGTCATGCCaatgaaaggaacagaaaagaagagCTGGGGTGGATTGGGAGGTATATATATAAGTGACTGTCTTTGGACGAGGCCACAGGGGCATCAGCCTGTGACAGAGAGAATTCTCCTCTTTTCTCAGAGTACAGTCGATTTGAGGCCAAAATCCATGACTTGCGGGAACAGCTAATGAACAGCAGCTTGGGTTCTGGGACTGCCTCTCTTCGGAGTAACCCCAAACGAGGCTTTTATATCAGGTCAGAGTTTGGtcctttttcttcatctacaCCCCCTTCACCCTTTCATCCGTCATAATTTCATATCATTATTTCCCATGCCCTAGCTGTTTTCTTGTCCCTCTGTCTTCACGCTTCCTCCTGCTTTCATCTTCATTGCAACAATAGGCACTTCGCTGGCTTTCATTTCCCTTAAGGGCTGGGCTTTCGGGGGTGGCATTCCAGGGAAAGGAAACCTGAGCAGAGGCACGGAATGCCTGGCTCAACCTCAGTCAGGGAAGCATCAGAGCTGGGATAGCTGAAATGGTCTGGCTTCTCCTTCTACCATGTGAGGCTGCTCTGTCTTCTTCACGTTTGtacagttttcaaagcactttaaaatgtatcattttattgagttctcacaacaatcctgtgagctCAGTAGTATAAaagctattttccccattttgtagatgaagaaaccaagaccccaaaagatgatgtgacttgcccaaggtcatacagctgtaGCCCCCCCTTCATGCAAGCCTGTTTCCACTCTTCCACATTGTCTCTCCATCTACCTTCCTGTCCCAGTCACCTGTGTTCTGATACCAGATCATAGCCCAggctccattttctctttctagtttttcatcctttcttccttcttctgtaaTTTATTCACCCATCCTTTCACTATCTCTCA
The DNA window shown above is from Notamacropus eugenii isolate mMacEug1 chromosome 2, mMacEug1.pri_v2, whole genome shotgun sequence and carries:
- the DLG4 gene encoding disks large homolog 4 isoform X6, which translates into the protein MDCLCIVTTKKYRYQDEDTPPLEHSPAHLPNQANSPPVIVNTDTLEAPGYVNGTEGEMEYEEITLERGNSGLGFSIAGGTDNPHIGDDPSIFITKIIPGGAAAQDGRLRVNDSILFVNEVDVREVTHSAAVEALKEAGSIVRLYVMRRKPPAEKLMEIKLIKGPKGLGFSIAGGVGNQHIPGDNSIYVTKIIEGGAAHKDGRLQIGDKILAVNSVGLEDVMHEDAVAALKNTYDVVYLKVAKPSNTYLSDSYAPPDITTSYSQHLDNEISHSSYLGTDYPPAMTPTSPRRYSPVAKELLGEEDIPREPRRIVIHRGSTGLGFNIVGGEDGEGIFISFILAGGPADLSGELRKGDQILSVNGVDLRNATHEQAAIALKNAGQTVTIIAQYKPEEYSRFEAKIHDLREQLMNSSLGSGTASLRSNPKRGFYIRALFDYDKTKDCGFLSQALSFRFGDVLHVIDAGDEEWWQARRVQPDGETDDIGFIPSKRRVERREWSRLKAKDWGSSSGSQGREDTVLSYETVTQMEVHYARPIIILGPTKDRANDDLLSEFPDKFGSCVPHTTRPKREYEVDGRDYHFVSSREKMEKDIQAHKFIEAGQYNSHLYGTSVQSVREVAEQGKHCILDVSANAVRRLQAAHLHPIAIFIRPRSLENILEINKRITEDQARKAFDRATKLEQEFTECFSAIVEGETFEEIYHKVKRIIEELSGPYIWVPARERL
- the DLG4 gene encoding disks large homolog 4 isoform X2; its protein translation is MCLCVKYRYQDEDTPPLEHSPAHLPNQVNAPELVHVSERNLSHLEAVSGVVGHAHLSPLKANSPPVIVNTDTLEAPGYVNGTEGEMEYEEITLERGNSGLGFSIAGGTDNPHIGDDPSIFITKIIPGGAAAQDGRLRVNDSILFVNEVDVREVTHSAAVEALKEAGSIVRLYVMRRKPPAEKLMEIKLIKGPKGLGFSIAGGVGNQHIPGDNSIYVTKIIEGGAAHKDGRLQIGDKILAVNSVGLEDVMHEDAVAALKNTYDVVYLKVAKPSNTYLSDSYAPPDITTSYSQHLDNEISHSSYLGTDYPPAMTPTSPRRYSPVAKELLGEEDIPREPRRIVIHRGSTGLGFNIVGGEDGEGIFISFILAGGPADLSGELRKGDQILSVNGVDLRNATHEQAAIALKNAGQTVTIIAQYKPEEYSRFEAKIHDLREQLMNSSLGSGTASLRSNPKRGFYIRALFDYDKTKDCGFLSQALSFRFGDVLHVIDAGDEEWWQARRVQPDGETDDIGFIPSKRRVERREWSRLKAKDWGSSSGSQGREDTVLSYETVTQMEVHYARPIIILGPTKDRANDDLLSEFPDKFGSCVPHTTRPKREYEVDGRDYHFVSSREKMEKDIQAHKFIEAGQYNSHLYGTSVQSVREVAEQGKHCILDVSANAVRRLQAAHLHPIAIFIRPRSLENILEINKRITEDQARKAFDRATKLEQEFTECFSAIVEGETFEEIYHKVKRIIEELSGPYIWVPARERL
- the DLG4 gene encoding disks large homolog 4 isoform X5 codes for the protein MDCLCIVTTKKYRYQDEDTPPLEHSPAHLPNQANSPPVIVNTDTLEAPGYELQVNGTEGEMEYEEITLERGNSGLGFSIAGGTDNPHIGDDPSIFITKIIPGGAAAQDGRLRVNDSILFVNEVDVREVTHSAAVEALKEAGSIVRLYVMRRKPPAEKLMEIKLIKGPKGLGFSIAGGVGNQHIPGDNSIYVTKIIEGGAAHKDGRLQIGDKILAVNSVGLEDVMHEDAVAALKNTYDVVYLKVAKPSNTYLSDSYAPPDITTSYSQHLDNEISHSSYLGTDYPPAMTPTSPRRYSPVAKELLGEEDIPREPRRIVIHRGSTGLGFNIVGGEDGEGIFISFILAGGPADLSGELRKGDQILSVNGVDLRNATHEQAAIALKNAGQTVTIIAQYKPEEYSRFEAKIHDLREQLMNSSLGSGTASLRSNPKRGFYIRALFDYDKTKDCGFLSQALSFRFGDVLHVIDAGDEEWWQARRVQPDGETDDIGFIPSKRRVERREWSRLKAKDWGSSSGSQGREDTVLSYETVTQMEVHYARPIIILGPTKDRANDDLLSEFPDKFGSCVPHTTRPKREYEVDGRDYHFVSSREKMEKDIQAHKFIEAGQYNSHLYGTSVQSVREVAEQGKHCILDVSANAVRRLQAAHLHPIAIFIRPRSLENILEINKRITEDQARKAFDRATKLEQEFTECFSAIVEGETFEEIYHKVKRIIEELSGPYIWVPARERL
- the DLG4 gene encoding disks large homolog 4 isoform X8; the encoded protein is MCLCVKYRYQDEDTPPLEHSPAHLPNQVNAPELVHVSERNLSHLEAVSGVVGHAHLSPLKANSPPVIVNTDTLEAPGYELQVNGTEGEMEYEEITLERGNSGLGFSIAGGTDNPHIGDDPSIFITKIIPGGAAAQDGRLRVNDSILFVNEVDVREVTHSAAVEALKEAGSIVRLYVMRRKPPAEKLMEIKLIKGPKGLGFSIAGGVGNQHIPGDNSIYVTKIIEGGAAHKDGRLQIGDKILAVNSVGLEDVMHEDAVAALKNTYDVVYLKVAKPSNTYLSDSYAPPDITTSYSQHLDNEISHSSYLGTDYPPAMTPTSPRRYSPVAKELLGEEDIPREPRRIVIHRGSTGLGFNIVGGEDGEGIFISFILAGGPADLSGELRKGDQILSVNGVDLRNATHEQAAIALKNAGQTVTIIAQYKPEEYSRFEAKIHDLREQLMNSSLGSGTASLRSNPKRGFYIRALFDYDKTKDCGFLSQALSFRFGDVLHVIDAGDEEWWQARRVQPDGETDDIGFIPSKRRVERREWSRLKAKDWGSSSGSQGREDTVLSYETVTQMEVHYARPIIILGPTKDRANDDLLSEFPDKFGSCVPHTTRPKREYEVDGRDYHFVSSREKMEKDIQAHKFIEAGQYNSHLYGTSVQSVREVAEQRN
- the DLG4 gene encoding disks large homolog 4 isoform X1, whose product is MCLCVKYRYQDEDTPPLEHSPAHLPNQVNAPELVHVSERNLSHLEAVSGVVGHAHLSPLKANSPPVIVNTDTLEAPGYELQVNGTEGEMEYEEITLERGNSGLGFSIAGGTDNPHIGDDPSIFITKIIPGGAAAQDGRLRVNDSILFVNEVDVREVTHSAAVEALKEAGSIVRLYVMRRKPPAEKLMEIKLIKGPKGLGFSIAGGVGNQHIPGDNSIYVTKIIEGGAAHKDGRLQIGDKILAVNSVGLEDVMHEDAVAALKNTYDVVYLKVAKPSNTYLSDSYAPPDITTSYSQHLDNEISHSSYLGTDYPPAMTPTSPRRYSPVAKELLGEEDIPREPRRIVIHRGSTGLGFNIVGGEDGEGIFISFILAGGPADLSGELRKGDQILSVNGVDLRNATHEQAAIALKNAGQTVTIIAQYKPEEYSRFEAKIHDLREQLMNSSLGSGTASLRSNPKRGFYIRALFDYDKTKDCGFLSQALSFRFGDVLHVIDAGDEEWWQARRVQPDGETDDIGFIPSKRRVERREWSRLKAKDWGSSSGSQGREDTVLSYETVTQMEVHYARPIIILGPTKDRANDDLLSEFPDKFGSCVPHTTRPKREYEVDGRDYHFVSSREKMEKDIQAHKFIEAGQYNSHLYGTSVQSVREVAEQGKHCILDVSANAVRRLQAAHLHPIAIFIRPRSLENILEINKRITEDQARKAFDRATKLEQEFTECFSAIVEGETFEEIYHKVKRIIEELSGPYIWVPARERL
- the DLG4 gene encoding disks large homolog 4 isoform X4, coding for MDCLCIVTTKKYRYQDEDTPPLEHSPAHLPNQVNAPELVHVSERNLSHLEAVSGVVGHAHLSPLKANSPPVIVNTDTLEAPGYVNGTEGEMEYEEITLERGNSGLGFSIAGGTDNPHIGDDPSIFITKIIPGGAAAQDGRLRVNDSILFVNEVDVREVTHSAAVEALKEAGSIVRLYVMRRKPPAEKLMEIKLIKGPKGLGFSIAGGVGNQHIPGDNSIYVTKIIEGGAAHKDGRLQIGDKILAVNSVGLEDVMHEDAVAALKNTYDVVYLKVAKPSNTYLSDSYAPPDITTSYSQHLDNEISHSSYLGTDYPPAMTPTSPRRYSPVAKELLGEEDIPREPRRIVIHRGSTGLGFNIVGGEDGEGIFISFILAGGPADLSGELRKGDQILSVNGVDLRNATHEQAAIALKNAGQTVTIIAQYKPEEYSRFEAKIHDLREQLMNSSLGSGTASLRSNPKRGFYIRALFDYDKTKDCGFLSQALSFRFGDVLHVIDAGDEEWWQARRVQPDGETDDIGFIPSKRRVERREWSRLKAKDWGSSSGSQGREDTVLSYETVTQMEVHYARPIIILGPTKDRANDDLLSEFPDKFGSCVPHTTRPKREYEVDGRDYHFVSSREKMEKDIQAHKFIEAGQYNSHLYGTSVQSVREVAEQGKHCILDVSANAVRRLQAAHLHPIAIFIRPRSLENILEINKRITEDQARKAFDRATKLEQEFTECFSAIVEGETFEEIYHKVKRIIEELSGPYIWVPARERL
- the DLG4 gene encoding disks large homolog 4 isoform X3, which encodes MDCLCIVTTKKYRYQDEDTPPLEHSPAHLPNQVNAPELVHVSERNLSHLEAVSGVVGHAHLSPLKANSPPVIVNTDTLEAPGYELQVNGTEGEMEYEEITLERGNSGLGFSIAGGTDNPHIGDDPSIFITKIIPGGAAAQDGRLRVNDSILFVNEVDVREVTHSAAVEALKEAGSIVRLYVMRRKPPAEKLMEIKLIKGPKGLGFSIAGGVGNQHIPGDNSIYVTKIIEGGAAHKDGRLQIGDKILAVNSVGLEDVMHEDAVAALKNTYDVVYLKVAKPSNTYLSDSYAPPDITTSYSQHLDNEISHSSYLGTDYPPAMTPTSPRRYSPVAKELLGEEDIPREPRRIVIHRGSTGLGFNIVGGEDGEGIFISFILAGGPADLSGELRKGDQILSVNGVDLRNATHEQAAIALKNAGQTVTIIAQYKPEEYSRFEAKIHDLREQLMNSSLGSGTASLRSNPKRGFYIRALFDYDKTKDCGFLSQALSFRFGDVLHVIDAGDEEWWQARRVQPDGETDDIGFIPSKRRVERREWSRLKAKDWGSSSGSQGREDTVLSYETVTQMEVHYARPIIILGPTKDRANDDLLSEFPDKFGSCVPHTTRPKREYEVDGRDYHFVSSREKMEKDIQAHKFIEAGQYNSHLYGTSVQSVREVAEQGKHCILDVSANAVRRLQAAHLHPIAIFIRPRSLENILEINKRITEDQARKAFDRATKLEQEFTECFSAIVEGETFEEIYHKVKRIIEELSGPYIWVPARERL
- the DLG4 gene encoding disks large homolog 4 isoform X7, translated to MCLCVKYRYQDEDTPPLEHSPAHLPNQVNAPELVHVSERNLSHLEAVSGVVGHAHLSPLKANSPPVIVNTDTLEAPGYELQVNGTEGEMEYEEITLERGNSGLGFSIAGGTDNPHIGDDPSIFITKIIPGGAAAQDGRLRVNDSILFVNEVDVREVTHSAAVEALKEAGSIVRLYVMRRKPPAEKLMEIKLIKGPKGLGFSIAGGVGNQHIPGDNSIYVTKIIEGGAAHKDGRLQIGDKILAVNSVGLEDVMHEDAVAALKNTYDVVYLKVAKPSNTYLSDSYAPPDITTSYSQHLDNEISHSSYLGTDYPPAMTPTSPRRYSPVAKELLGEEDIPREPRRIVIHRGSTGLGFNIVGGEDGEGIFISFILAGGPADLSGELRKGDQILSVNGVDLRNATHEQAAIALKNAGQTVTIIAQYKPEEYSRFEAKIHDLREQLMNSSLGSGTASLRSNPKRGFYIRALFDYDKTKDCGFLSQALSFRFGDVLHVIDAGDEEWWQARRVQPDGETDDIGFIPSKRRVERREWSRLKAKDWGSSSGSQGREDTVLSYETVTQMEVHYARPIIILGPTKDRANDDLLSEFPDKFGSCVPHTTRPKREYEVDGRDYHFVSSREKMEKDIQAHKFIEAGQYNSHLYGTSVQSVREVAEQGKHCILDVSANAVRRLQAAHLHPIAIFIRPRSLENILFVSLQRESEKCLAG